In Nitrospira sp., a single genomic region encodes these proteins:
- a CDS encoding IS30 family transposase, with translation TQRELNAIAHRLNTRPRKCLDFATPLEVYAQLRHHSPVALGT, from the coding sequence ACACCCAGCGCGAGTTGAACGCCATCGCCCATCGGTTGAACACGCGCCCGAGGAAATGTCTCGACTTTGCCACGCCCCTGGAAGTCTATGCGCAATTGCGCCATCATTCACCCGTTGCACTTGGAACTTGA
- a CDS encoding cache domain-containing protein, protein MTKSAQTWHSIRRDDALSSWRLVMVTIITFVVMVLLAGLSLQYLQTKLIGHAGRTLAMAAVDIAGTINNLLVERRGDIRVLTQHKLFREHNPVAITRHLEWVLGAYRVYQWIGFTDATGHIIAATSPESIGNDLSGATWFEPVRSLTPTDTLEASLSIADLHDSHTLQFTAPIRGDRNEFIGALILRIALPTLETYFTHTLDSLHALWGMQAGLEYQIVNQSGDLLIDTGLREEGKVNLASLGLLSTKLAESSPLGYVEEQHWRRHVEVITGRFQVPSATGE, encoded by the coding sequence ATGACGAAGTCGGCACAAACCTGGCACAGTATTCGGCGCGATGACGCCCTGTCATCGTGGCGCCTAGTAATGGTGACTATTATCACCTTCGTCGTTATGGTCCTCTTAGCGGGCCTATCCCTGCAGTATCTCCAAACCAAATTGATCGGACACGCCGGCAGGACTCTGGCGATGGCTGCGGTCGATATCGCAGGGACTATCAATAATCTCTTGGTCGAACGCCGCGGGGACATTCGGGTGTTGACACAACACAAACTCTTCCGGGAACACAACCCGGTGGCCATAACCAGGCATTTGGAATGGGTCCTAGGGGCCTATCGCGTGTACCAGTGGATTGGATTCACGGATGCGACCGGGCACATTATCGCAGCCACTAGCCCGGAGAGCATCGGAAATGATCTGAGCGGAGCAACATGGTTTGAGCCCGTCCGAAGCCTCACCCCCACCGACACCCTGGAGGCCTCGCTTTCCATAGCCGATCTTCACGACAGCCACACCCTGCAATTTACGGCGCCGATCAGAGGGGACCGGAACGAATTCATCGGGGCCCTGATACTTCGCATCGCGTTGCCGACTCTGGAAACCTACTTTACCCACACCCTGGATTCGTTGCATGCACTCTGGGGAATGCAGGCGGGATTGGAATATCAGATTGTGAATCAAAGTGGAGATCTGCTCATTGATACAGGTTTAAGAGAAGAAGGAAAAGTGAATCTTGCTTCCCTGGGCCTTCTCTCAACAAAGCTGGCCGAGTCCTCCCCTCTCGGGTATGTCGAAGAGCAGCACTGGCGTCGCCATGTAGAGGTAATTACAGGGCGGTTTCAAGTTCCAAGTGCAACGGGTGAATGA
- a CDS encoding THUMP domain-containing protein → MDNTNYRCFAPCPRGLEALLQQELAALGATDLRPAEGGVGFSGGLATIYRANLESRMASRILLEVAHVPYRTEQDIYVAASALPWPQWFTPARTIKVKTSAQHCPLKSIDFVTLRIKDAVCDTFTKLKGARPSVHSNRPDIRIDAFLDATHLTLYLGTTGDSLFKRGFRESTVEAPLRENLAAGIVQLTGWNGTTPLLDPLCGGGTIPLEAAMLARRIAPGLGRRFAFELFSNFDQALWKTVQAQAQAKQLPAAPASIYASDRDARAVQTAKDQFTRAGVANDIALTQIDLFDLTPPQEPGTIVMNPPYGVRLGTQADLDVFYPKLGSWLKTRCVGWRVYLFTGDLRAPKLIGLAPTKRTPLFNGAIECRLYEFLIVQGGARRRLTAPT, encoded by the coding sequence ATGGATAACACAAACTACCGCTGCTTTGCACCCTGTCCGCGCGGCCTCGAAGCGTTGCTGCAACAGGAACTGGCCGCCCTCGGCGCCACCGACCTGCGCCCAGCCGAGGGAGGCGTCGGATTTTCCGGCGGTCTCGCCACCATCTACCGGGCCAATCTGGAAAGTCGCATGGCCAGCCGTATACTGCTGGAAGTCGCGCACGTCCCGTATCGCACCGAACAAGATATCTACGTCGCAGCCTCCGCTCTCCCCTGGCCACAATGGTTCACCCCCGCGCGCACCATCAAAGTCAAAACCAGCGCACAGCACTGTCCGCTTAAAAGTATCGACTTCGTCACACTGCGCATTAAGGATGCCGTCTGTGACACCTTCACCAAGCTGAAAGGCGCTCGTCCCAGCGTACACTCCAACCGCCCGGACATCCGGATCGACGCCTTTCTCGATGCCACCCATCTCACGCTTTATCTCGGAACCACGGGGGACTCGCTCTTCAAGCGCGGCTTCCGCGAATCCACCGTCGAAGCCCCCTTGCGCGAGAATCTGGCCGCCGGCATCGTCCAGCTCACCGGCTGGAACGGAACCACCCCACTCCTCGATCCCCTCTGCGGCGGGGGGACCATTCCGCTCGAAGCGGCCATGCTTGCCAGGAGAATAGCCCCCGGACTGGGTCGGCGCTTCGCCTTTGAACTCTTCTCGAATTTCGACCAGGCACTCTGGAAAACGGTCCAGGCTCAGGCCCAAGCCAAACAATTGCCAGCGGCTCCGGCCTCCATCTATGCATCAGATCGAGACGCGCGCGCCGTGCAAACCGCCAAGGATCAGTTCACCCGCGCCGGAGTCGCCAATGACATCGCACTTACCCAAATAGATTTGTTCGATCTCACTCCTCCGCAAGAGCCCGGCACCATCGTCATGAATCCCCCCTATGGCGTCCGACTCGGCACTCAAGCCGATCTGGATGTGTTTTATCCCAAACTGGGCTCCTGGCTGAAAACCCGGTGCGTCGGCTGGCGCGTGTATCTCTTCACCGGAGACCTCCGGGCTCCGAAGCTCATCGGCCTGGCTCCCACCAAACGCACGCCCCTCTTCAACGGCGCCATCGAATGCCGCCTCTACGAATTCCTCATCGTCCAAGGTGGAGCACGAAGACGGCTCACAGCACCAACCTGA